A window of the Salvelinus alpinus chromosome 3, SLU_Salpinus.1, whole genome shotgun sequence genome harbors these coding sequences:
- the LOC139570924 gene encoding homeobox protein HMX3-like yields the protein MPETAQETCTPVKDSPFFIKNLLNCDSKPSKPKPIFASAKVAFEGGFSLSQVGDFNFPRFELPTQRFALPAHYLERASAWWYPYTLSAASHLHRTEVAEKARARDSSPTSCTDRDSPDLVLKSDPDSKEDEDNKSGDEIVLEESDPEDTKKDSGVDDWKKNEDGGDKKACRKKKTRTVFSRSQVFQLESTFDMKRYLSSSERAGLAASLHLTETQVKIWFQNRRNKWKRQLAAELEAANLSHATAQRIVRVPILYHENSASETGSATGNVPVSQPLLTFPHHLYYSHPIVTSVPLLRPV from the exons ATGCCCGAGACGGCGCAAGAGACGTGCACTCCGGTGAAAGACTCTCCCTTCTTCATTAAGAACTTGCTGAACTGTGATAGTAAACCATCCAAACCGAAGCCCATCTTCGCCTCGGCAAAGGTAGCTTTTGAAGGGGGCTTTTCTCTATCCCAGGTCGGGGACTTCAACTTTCCTCGCTTTGAGTTACCCACGCAGAGGTTTGCCTTACCCGCGCACTATCTGGAGCGAGCCTCAGCATGGTGGTATCCCTACACACTCAGTGCAGCCAGTCATCTACACAGAACCGAAG TTGCGGAGAAGGCAAGAGCAAGAGACTCCTCTCCAACCTCGTGCACGGATCGCGACTCGCCAGACCTGGTGCTCAAATCTGACCCAGACAGCAAAGAAGACGAGGACAACAAAAGTGGGGATGAAATAGTTCTTGAAGAGAGTGATCCTGAGGACACAAAGAAAGACAGTGGGGTAGACGACTGGAAGAAAAACGAGGACGGTGGGGACAAGAAAGCATGTCGAAAAAAGAAAACACGCACAGTGTTCTCCCGGAGTCAGGTGTTTCAGCTCGAGTCCACCTTTGACATGAAACGCTACTTGAGCAGTTCGGAGAGGGCCGGATTGGCAGCGTCTTTGCACCTGACAGAGACCCAGGTAAAGATTTGGTTCCAGAACAGAAGAAATAAATGGAAGAGACAGCTTGCAGCTGAACTAGAGGCTGCCAATCTGAGCCACGCCACTGCACAGAGGATAGTGCGAGTGCCCATCCTCTACCACGAGAACTCTGCCTCAGAGACTGGCAGTGCGACCGGGAACGTGCCTGTGAGCCAGCCGCTCCTCACCTTCCCTCACCACCTCTATTACTCTCACCCAATCGTCACCTCTGTGCCGCTACTCAGACCGGTCTGA